One Succinivibrio dextrinosolvens DNA window includes the following coding sequences:
- the serS gene encoding serine--tRNA ligase: MLDSRYLRADIEEAAQRLATRNYKLDVEKINQLESLRKEYMTKTQDLQAQRNSLSKSIGQAIKAGQDVAEIKAKVAAIGEELSSVKVKQDEVLKQLNDIALTIPNLPDQSCPIGPDESANVEVRKWGTPRQFDFEVKDHVAIGEGLGMLDFETARKVSGARFAFMKGAICKLHRALVQLMLDLHEEQGYTEIYTPYLVNMDSLYGTGQMPKFAEDLFHTNLDGDCDGDGVNHHFCLIPTAEVPLTNMVRDEIIPEQDLPIKITAHTPCFRSEAGSAGRDTRGLIRMHQFDKVEMVQIVKPEDSWQALEQLTADAEAVLQALEIPYHVVALCTGDMGFGSAKTYDIEVWLPAQNCYREISSCSNCVDFQARRMQARVRRKDGKVELLHTLNGSGLAVGRTLVAVLENYQNADGSVTVPKVLRKYLGGLEVISAETK, encoded by the coding sequence ATGCTAGATTCAAGATATTTACGCGCTGATATTGAAGAGGCAGCTCAGCGCCTTGCAACTCGTAACTACAAATTAGACGTAGAAAAGATTAACCAGCTAGAGTCATTACGCAAAGAGTACATGACTAAGACTCAGGACTTACAGGCTCAGCGTAACTCCTTATCCAAGAGTATCGGTCAGGCCATCAAGGCAGGACAGGATGTTGCTGAGATTAAGGCTAAGGTTGCTGCAATTGGTGAAGAGCTTTCCTCAGTTAAGGTAAAACAGGATGAAGTTTTAAAACAGTTAAATGATATTGCTTTAACAATTCCTAATCTTCCAGATCAGTCATGCCCAATTGGTCCTGATGAATCAGCCAATGTGGAAGTAAGAAAGTGGGGAACTCCTCGTCAGTTTGATTTTGAGGTTAAGGATCACGTTGCTATTGGTGAAGGCCTTGGCATGCTTGATTTTGAGACTGCAAGAAAAGTTTCTGGTGCACGTTTTGCTTTCATGAAAGGTGCAATCTGCAAGCTTCACAGAGCTCTGGTTCAGTTAATGCTGGATCTTCATGAAGAACAGGGCTATACAGAAATCTATACCCCATACCTTGTTAATATGGATTCACTGTACGGAACTGGTCAGATGCCTAAGTTTGCGGAGGATTTATTCCATACCAACTTAGATGGTGACTGCGACGGTGACGGTGTAAATCATCACTTCTGTTTGATCCCAACCGCAGAAGTTCCTCTAACTAACATGGTTCGTGATGAGATTATTCCTGAGCAGGATTTACCTATTAAGATTACTGCTCATACTCCATGCTTCAGATCTGAGGCTGGATCTGCTGGTCGTGATACCCGCGGTCTGATTCGTATGCATCAGTTCGATAAGGTTGAGATGGTTCAGATCGTTAAACCTGAGGATTCATGGCAGGCATTAGAGCAACTAACTGCTGATGCCGAAGCCGTTCTTCAGGCTTTAGAGATTCCTTATCATGTTGTTGCTCTATGTACTGGTGATATGGGATTCGGTTCTGCTAAGACCTACGATATTGAGGTTTGGCTTCCTGCTCAGAACTGCTATCGTGAGATTTCTTCATGTTCTAACTGTGTTGATTTCCAGGCTCGTCGTATGCAGGCTCGAGTTCGTCGTAAGGACGGCAAGGTTGAGCTTCTGCACACCTTAAACGGTTCAGGTTTAGCTGTTGGTCGTACTCTGGTTGCTGTTTTAGAAAACTACCAGAATGCAGACGGTTCTGTAACAGTTCCTAAGGTATTACGTAAATATCTAGGTGGTTTGGAAGTTATTTCTGCTGAGACCAAATAA
- a CDS encoding CvpA family protein — protein MAVLTALDWVILGVVGLSAIMSVFRGFVKEASSIFSWVAAFIIASRFYEKVASLITFSNDPLTRKAIASIVLFIGSLIILGFLSTIISSLVKKAGLSGFDRILGVAFGVVRGILIVSAVLALVQILGKLHILSFIQDYPWYKDSLFIPELQRIVNWFFIYMGTTETGA, from the coding sequence ATGGCAGTACTTACCGCTCTTGACTGGGTAATTTTAGGCGTGGTTGGCTTATCTGCCATCATGTCTGTTTTCAGAGGCTTTGTAAAAGAAGCCTCTTCAATCTTTTCCTGGGTTGCAGCCTTCATTATTGCCAGTCGCTTTTATGAAAAGGTTGCATCTCTAATCACTTTTTCTAATGATCCTCTGACTAGAAAAGCAATAGCAAGTATTGTCCTTTTCATTGGAAGTCTTATAATTCTTGGCTTTCTTTCAACAATCATAAGTTCTTTAGTAAAAAAGGCCGGTCTGTCTGGATTTGACAGAATTCTTGGTGTTGCTTTTGGTGTTGTACGAGGTATTCTTATTGTCAGTGCTGTTCTGGCGCTGGTTCAAATCTTGGGCAAACTACATATCCTTTCTTTTATCCAGGATTATCCATGGTATAAGGACTCTTTGTTTATACCTGAATTACAACGAATCGTTAACTGGTTCTTCATTTATATGGGAACAACTGAAACCGGAGCATAA
- the purF gene encoding amidophosphoribosyltransferase: MCGVVGIVGTSPVNLKLYNALQVLQHRGQDAAGIITVDEDDNFHQRKSNGMVTEVFQQRHMLRLTGNIGIGHTRYPTAGSSSAAEAQPFYVNSPYGIALAHNGNLINSKELKEKCKKAHRHVNTQSDSEVLLNILAWKISKINKDIPSHDDIFDAISGVYEEIKGGFSVVCVVLGIGMIAFRDPYGIRPLVLGEKKDENGKSQYMVASESVALDVIGFKMIRDVKPGEALLITKDGELHSRICAKDPVLNSCIFEYVYFARPDSVIDGASVYATRVRMGTKLAEQIKHEHQDLKIDVVIPIPDTSIDIAVQIARTLGVPYRQGYVKNRYVGRTFIMPGQKERKKSVRNKLNPIPSEFAGKNVLLVDDSIVRGTTSLQIVQMAREAGANKVYFASASPEIRYPNIYGIDMPTSKELIAYGRTNEEICKAIDADALIYQKLEDLEASITEENPNLTRFDCSIFTGKYVVPPAADYFSDIESQRSDDAKADKAWKDSDGENLDIFNNI, encoded by the coding sequence ATGTGTGGCGTAGTTGGTATCGTAGGTACTTCTCCTGTCAATTTAAAACTATATAACGCTTTACAGGTCCTGCAGCATCGTGGCCAAGATGCAGCGGGCATAATTACCGTTGATGAGGATGATAACTTTCATCAGAGAAAATCGAACGGTATGGTAACGGAGGTCTTTCAACAGCGACATATGCTGAGACTGACGGGAAACATCGGAATAGGCCATACAAGGTATCCGACCGCAGGCTCATCCTCTGCTGCTGAAGCTCAGCCTTTCTATGTTAATTCCCCATACGGCATCGCCCTCGCTCATAACGGCAATCTCATCAATTCCAAAGAATTAAAAGAAAAGTGCAAAAAAGCACATCGTCACGTAAACACCCAATCAGATTCTGAAGTCCTATTAAACATCCTCGCCTGGAAAATTTCCAAAATCAACAAAGATATTCCTTCTCATGATGACATCTTTGATGCTATTTCAGGTGTATACGAAGAGATCAAGGGCGGTTTTTCTGTTGTCTGTGTTGTACTTGGTATCGGAATGATCGCTTTCCGCGATCCTTATGGTATCCGTCCTTTAGTATTAGGTGAAAAGAAGGATGAGAATGGTAAATCACAGTATATGGTAGCTTCTGAGAGCGTTGCTCTGGACGTTATTGGCTTCAAGATGATTCGTGATGTAAAACCAGGTGAGGCCCTTCTGATTACCAAGGATGGTGAGCTACATTCACGAATCTGCGCTAAGGATCCTGTTTTAAATTCATGTATCTTTGAATACGTATATTTTGCCCGTCCTGATTCAGTGATCGATGGTGCTTCCGTATATGCTACCCGTGTACGTATGGGTACCAAACTGGCAGAACAGATTAAGCATGAACATCAGGACCTAAAGATTGATGTGGTTATTCCTATTCCTGACACCTCAATTGATATCGCTGTTCAGATTGCTAGAACCTTGGGTGTTCCATACAGACAGGGCTATGTAAAAAACCGCTATGTTGGTAGAACCTTTATTATGCCAGGTCAGAAGGAACGTAAGAAATCAGTACGCAATAAGCTGAATCCTATTCCTTCAGAGTTTGCAGGAAAGAATGTTCTTCTAGTTGATGATTCTATCGTTCGCGGAACAACTTCTCTGCAGATTGTCCAAATGGCTAGAGAAGCTGGTGCTAATAAGGTTTACTTCGCATCCGCATCTCCAGAGATCCGTTATCCAAATATTTACGGTATCGATATGCCAACCTCCAAGGAACTGATCGCCTATGGTCGAACCAACGAGGAAATCTGTAAAGCTATTGATGCTGATGCTCTGATTTATCAGAAGCTTGAAGATCTTGAGGCTTCAATTACTGAAGAAAATCCAAATCTTACCAGATTTGACTGTTCAATTTTTACCGGTAAGTATGTTGTTCCTCCTGCAGCTGATTATTTCTCTGATATTGAAAGTCAGCGTTCAGATGATGCCAAGGCTGATAAAGCCTGGAAGGATTCAGATGGAGAGAATCTGGATATCTTCAACAACATCTAA
- a CDS encoding TAXI family TRAP transporter solute-binding subunit, producing MKKFVRLFSAAVLAATFCSNVNADGLPGGSKLIFSTGGAQGTYYGFGGVLAGKVGENTSTTVTAITSGGSAANIEAMLDGDAQLGFVQTDVGAYAYNGTRLFKEKIDNFSTVANLYMEQVQIVTLDPAIKTVADLKDKNVSVGAAGSGVYFNAVDVLKAYGLNVEKDIKPTYQSFGDSVDALKDGKIDAAFIVAGAPTTAVTSLSTSNEVRLVSLDKEHVDALIKESPYYSAYTINKEVYGTSADVSTVAVGAVVIAQDEVSENDIYNFLTGVYNHLDEIKAAHAKGNELDLKFAASYEAVPYHKGAVKFFKEKGITVKGK from the coding sequence ATGAAAAAATTTGTAAGACTATTTTCTGCCGCAGTACTGGCTGCTACATTCTGCTCAAACGTAAATGCTGATGGCTTGCCAGGCGGTTCAAAACTTATTTTTTCAACAGGTGGAGCCCAGGGTACTTACTACGGTTTTGGTGGTGTACTAGCAGGTAAGGTTGGTGAAAATACCAGTACCACTGTTACAGCCATTACCTCAGGTGGTTCTGCAGCAAATATCGAAGCTATGCTTGACGGTGATGCCCAGTTAGGATTCGTGCAGACTGATGTTGGTGCATATGCATATAACGGAACCAGACTATTCAAGGAAAAGATCGATAATTTCTCAACTGTAGCAAACCTATATATGGAACAGGTTCAGATTGTGACTCTTGATCCTGCAATTAAGACTGTTGCAGATCTGAAGGACAAGAATGTTTCTGTTGGTGCTGCAGGTTCAGGCGTTTACTTCAATGCCGTCGATGTATTAAAGGCTTATGGTCTTAATGTAGAAAAGGATATTAAGCCAACCTATCAGTCTTTTGGTGACAGTGTTGATGCACTGAAGGACGGTAAGATTGATGCTGCATTTATCGTTGCAGGTGCTCCTACCACTGCAGTTACATCCTTATCTACTTCAAATGAAGTTCGTCTTGTAAGTCTTGATAAAGAACATGTTGATGCTCTAATCAAGGAATCTCCATACTACAGTGCCTACACCATCAATAAGGAGGTATATGGAACCTCTGCAGATGTTTCAACTGTAGCTGTTGGTGCTGTAGTAATTGCTCAGGATGAAGTAAGCGAGAATGATATCTATAACTTCCTGACCGGTGTTTACAACCATTTAGATGAGATCAAGGCCGCTCATGCCAAGGGTAATGAATTAGATCTCAAATTTGCTGCATCATACGAAGCAGTTCCTTACCACAAGGGTGCAGTAAAGTTCTTCAAGGAGAAGGGCATTACTGTTAAAGGTAAGTAA
- a CDS encoding TRAP transporter permease, with translation MNTEKSTYIDANFTKLKESPSALDVSSVVKKYDRSSNQRIWTGLPSQVITLLCAAFSLYCIYVTMFSTAIPEVRLNIFIALIVVIGYLHYPIRRNNFDDNDDENDSRFHINFELNTKSHINSIPWYDIVLMFMGVVPLVYFAVNAESIIQLALKVTSPRNPDYYMMISLAIMTLLSLMELCRRCVGIPILCVVGALLIYALCSVRFGKVVYDLFYSTGDGLRSTPIDVCAKYIVVFIIFGAFLERTGISSFFIDLANIIAGASAGGPAKVAVISSALCGMVSGSSVGNTVTTGSITIPMMKKAGYRPEFAGAVEAASSTGGQIMPPIMGAAAFLMAEYMGVPYIQVAVLAILPAVLYFAGIYVSVHLEAKKLGLKGISRENLPKFRELLPRMYLLAPLVVLVSLVSANIFTMQFSATVSIGVAILVGIINKDQRISVKKFIEALEAGGKSTITVAVACAMAGLVAGCITTTGLASELIAMVVHLSAGYVLPALVLTMICCIILGMGVPTTANYCIMAAVCAPILTSPAIGIPIICAHFFVFYFGIVADITPPVALAAYAGSAIAKAPPMKTAFNATKIAIAAFIVPYIFAFNPALLFSNVEPLVQIENASPFMIQCLQIMEIALICITSFIGIFGVAAALNGYLFFHIKPLFRVILALGGLCMMVPGITTDLIGLFVLVSICFMQHFQKKKMLLDTQDIDETEALASR, from the coding sequence ATGAATACAGAAAAATCAACCTATATCGATGCAAACTTTACAAAGCTGAAGGAGTCCCCTTCAGCATTGGACGTTTCATCTGTTGTAAAAAAATACGATAGATCTAGTAATCAGAGAATCTGGACGGGATTACCTTCTCAGGTGATTACACTTCTGTGTGCTGCATTTTCTCTGTACTGCATCTATGTAACCATGTTCAGTACAGCTATTCCTGAGGTAAGATTAAACATCTTTATCGCTCTGATTGTGGTTATTGGCTATTTGCATTATCCAATTCGCAGAAACAATTTTGACGATAATGATGATGAGAATGATTCAAGATTCCACATCAATTTCGAACTTAATACCAAGTCTCATATCAATTCCATTCCTTGGTACGATATCGTGCTGATGTTTATGGGAGTTGTGCCTCTGGTATATTTTGCTGTTAATGCAGAATCAATCATTCAGCTTGCACTTAAGGTTACAAGCCCAAGAAATCCAGATTACTATATGATGATATCTCTGGCGATTATGACTCTTCTTTCTCTGATGGAATTATGTCGTCGCTGTGTGGGTATTCCTATTCTATGTGTTGTTGGAGCTTTACTGATTTATGCATTATGCTCTGTTCGTTTTGGAAAGGTTGTTTACGATCTTTTCTATTCAACTGGTGATGGCCTAAGAAGTACTCCAATTGATGTCTGTGCTAAATACATTGTTGTGTTTATCATTTTTGGAGCATTCCTAGAGAGAACAGGTATTTCTTCTTTCTTTATTGACCTTGCTAATATCATAGCAGGAGCTTCTGCTGGAGGTCCTGCAAAGGTTGCTGTTATTTCTTCTGCTTTATGCGGCATGGTATCAGGATCATCTGTTGGTAATACTGTAACCACAGGATCTATCACCATTCCTATGATGAAAAAGGCTGGTTACAGACCTGAGTTTGCCGGAGCTGTTGAAGCTGCATCTTCAACCGGTGGTCAGATCATGCCTCCAATCATGGGAGCTGCAGCATTCCTGATGGCTGAGTATATGGGCGTTCCTTATATTCAGGTTGCTGTCCTGGCAATTCTTCCTGCAGTGCTATATTTTGCCGGTATCTATGTTTCAGTGCATTTGGAGGCCAAAAAACTTGGTCTTAAGGGTATCTCACGTGAGAATCTTCCTAAGTTCAGAGAACTGCTTCCTAGAATGTACCTGCTGGCTCCGTTAGTTGTTCTGGTATCCTTAGTTTCTGCAAATATCTTTACCATGCAGTTCTCTGCTACCGTATCTATTGGTGTAGCAATACTTGTTGGTATTATCAACAAGGATCAGAGAATTTCTGTTAAGAAGTTTATTGAGGCTTTGGAGGCAGGTGGAAAGAGTACCATTACAGTTGCTGTTGCCTGTGCTATGGCTGGTCTTGTTGCAGGCTGTATTACTACAACAGGACTTGCATCAGAACTTATCGCTATGGTTGTTCACTTATCTGCAGGCTATGTACTGCCAGCTCTGGTTTTAACCATGATCTGCTGTATCATCCTTGGTATGGGCGTTCCAACTACTGCAAACTACTGTATCATGGCTGCCGTTTGCGCGCCTATCCTGACTTCTCCTGCAATCGGTATTCCAATTATCTGTGCTCATTTCTTTGTATTCTACTTTGGTATTGTCGCAGATATTACTCCTCCGGTTGCTCTTGCAGCCTATGCTGGTTCTGCCATTGCAAAGGCTCCTCCTATGAAGACAGCCTTTAATGCAACTAAGATTGCTATTGCAGCTTTCATTGTTCCATATATCTTTGCATTCAATCCTGCACTGCTGTTCTCAAATGTAGAGCCTCTTGTTCAGATTGAAAATGCCAGCCCATTTATGATTCAGTGTCTGCAGATTATGGAGATAGCTCTTATCTGTATAACTTCATTCATTGGTATCTTTGGTGTTGCTGCAGCTCTGAACGGATATCTGTTCTTCCACATAAAGCCTCTATTTAGAGTTATTCTGGCCTTAGGAGGTTTATGTATGATGGTTCCTGGGATCACAACCGATCTGATTGGTCTGTTTGTTCTGGTATCCATCTGTTTCATGCAGCATTTTCAGAAAAAGAAAATGCTTTTAGACACTCAGGATATTGATGAGACTGAAGCTTTAGCTTCAAGGTAA
- a CDS encoding rhodanese-like domain-containing protein, whose amino-acid sequence MNTYTQISQDDAMQMMKQDDGHIVLDVRRPDEYARGHIPGAILIPNETIIDTPPSELKDINQIILVYCRSGNRSKQAAAKLAAMGYTRIYEFGGINTWTGEITQ is encoded by the coding sequence ATGAACACATACACACAAATTAGTCAGGATGATGCTATGCAGATGATGAAGCAAGACGATGGTCATATTGTTTTGGATGTCAGACGTCCAGATGAATATGCAAGAGGCCATATTCCAGGAGCTATCCTGATCCCAAATGAAACCATAATAGATACTCCACCTTCAGAATTAAAGGACATCAATCAGATAATTCTTGTCTACTGCAGAAGTGGAAATAGAAGCAAACAGGCAGCAGCTAAACTTGCAGCGATGGGCTACACTAGAATATATGAGTTTGGAGGGATTAACACCTGGACAGGAGAGATTACTCAGTAG
- a CDS encoding ATP-binding protein: MEIKRNIYNKIADWKKQTNGTKALLIEGARRIGKSTVAEKFAKNEYKTYILIDFNKAGKKVKDAFNYLDNMDVFFQTLTLEYNTRLFQRESLIIFDEIQKFPKAREAIKYLVADGRYDYIETGSLISIKENVQNITIPSEERKIQMYPVTFEEFMIYMDEEILLDYIKECFENRQPLDREMHNKAMRLFKEYMLVGGMPQAIVAYKKNGRDFNAADIEKRDILSLYEDDIKKAAKRYQSKVSAIFDNIPGFLSSHEKRIILKEIEKNGTFDRYDEPLFWLGDSMICNLCYKCNDPNIGLALNRNDSYVKCYMGDTGLLVSHAFSENEITDVQLYKQIMDGKLSLNQGMLYENVISQIITASGRKLYFYTRYSEKKHRNDIEIDFIISNESKTMFKISPIEVKSSKNYTTSSLLAFKEIFKKRIDTQIIVHPKNFSVDDDVIKIPPYMMYLI; encoded by the coding sequence ATGGAAATAAAAAGAAACATATACAATAAGATTGCAGATTGGAAAAAACAAACGAATGGAACAAAAGCGCTACTAATTGAGGGGGCAAGACGAATCGGTAAGTCTACAGTAGCAGAAAAATTTGCCAAGAACGAATACAAAACATATATTCTTATTGATTTCAACAAGGCAGGAAAAAAAGTAAAAGACGCTTTTAATTATCTTGATAACATGGATGTTTTTTTTCAAACTCTAACCCTTGAATACAATACAAGACTTTTTCAAAGAGAATCGTTAATAATATTTGATGAAATACAAAAATTTCCAAAAGCTAGGGAGGCTATCAAGTATTTAGTTGCGGATGGAAGATATGATTACATTGAGACAGGCTCCCTAATTTCAATAAAAGAAAATGTTCAAAATATTACAATTCCATCGGAAGAACGAAAAATACAGATGTATCCCGTAACTTTCGAGGAATTTATGATTTACATGGATGAGGAAATACTGCTGGATTACATAAAAGAGTGTTTCGAGAACAGACAGCCTCTTGATAGAGAGATGCATAATAAAGCCATGCGTCTTTTTAAAGAATATATGCTCGTAGGAGGAATGCCCCAGGCAATTGTTGCCTATAAAAAAAATGGCAGAGATTTCAATGCAGCAGATATTGAAAAAAGAGATATTCTTTCACTTTACGAAGATGATATAAAAAAAGCAGCCAAGAGATATCAGTCAAAAGTTTCTGCAATTTTTGATAACATTCCTGGTTTCCTATCATCACATGAAAAAAGAATAATATTAAAAGAAATTGAAAAGAATGGAACATTTGACAGATATGATGAACCTTTGTTTTGGCTAGGTGATTCTATGATCTGTAACCTTTGTTATAAATGTAATGATCCTAATATAGGGCTTGCGTTGAATAGAAATGACTCATATGTAAAATGTTATATGGGAGACACGGGTTTACTTGTTAGCCATGCTTTTAGCGAAAATGAGATTACTGATGTGCAGCTTTACAAACAGATAATGGATGGAAAATTGTCATTAAATCAGGGAATGCTCTATGAAAACGTGATCTCGCAAATAATTACAGCTTCAGGTCGCAAATTATACTTTTATACAAGATACAGCGAGAAAAAACATAGAAACGATATAGAAATAGACTTTATAATCTCAAATGAAAGTAAGACAATGTTCAAGATCTCCCCTATCGAAGTAAAATCTTCAAAAAACTATACAACATCTTCTCTTTTGGCATTCAAAGAAATCTTCAAGAAAAGAATTGATACTCAAATAATAGTACATCCAAAGAATTTTTCTGTGGATGATGATGTTATTAAGATTCCACCTTATATGATGTACCTTATCTGA